Part of the Octopus sinensis unplaced genomic scaffold, ASM634580v1 Contig09399, whole genome shotgun sequence genome is shown below.
GAATAGCGATTAGTTTGTTGTCCcaaaacataaaataagaacactgAACATGTAATGAAGTACATAGTTGTCCAGAAAGTAAGGGATATTTATGAAGCTAATTCcgactgttgttgttatatatatataatgtattgagtattaaaggaagtagtgagtacttagtatgaaagattaagaaaatgagagagactgaaaaaacgtgttaacgatacgagatactttattagactgccgttgttgtacaaggtatttgttgtggcgggaaacttactgaatgtccttgtatcaagggagacaatgggcaacgttgattgttcatgtttgttgtgatgattatataacatcttcctttttacttttttatttatttatttattttttttatctgtatctacagggaataattattcgtcgtccacttttttgtggttttattattttgtagtgttgaattctgaagttgtgctgtttttgttttttcatgcgtgtttgttgactttggaaatatattttcataatctaattcttctgttatgcgaacgtgttcgtttgttttaagaatatgttgtctatttcgtttgactgtattaccttcttctgttattactaagtatgaacgaggttgctctagttttttaattattttgccccttctaaaccaattgttgttaaacttaattctaaccgtgtcgtgtggttttaactctgggagttctgttgtgatgtttgatttcttcttttcgtgaggcctgataccaattttgtcgtgtaataagtttgggagatttgttcgcaatgttctagtcattatttgatttgcaggggatggtgcaccattttgtaatttagtcgtgcgtaatgctaagagcgctaactgaggttcttcgccacttttgaatgtcttttttagcgtcttttttattgtctgtatatttctctcaatcattcgcttgatgataatgcgggcttgtcttcgtgtgatgaaaatgccaattttttgcaaattttttgaattcagtcgaattgaattctggaccgttgtcacttacaactgtttgcggaattccgaatttagcaaaagtttcttttaattttttgattacggtttttgactggcaatcatttatttcgtgtagatcaaaaaatcttgttgtatagtcaataattgtgacatacgaatttccagacaggtgaaatacgtctgtacccactttggtccatggtgtagtaggtatttcatgatttattagtggttcggctgaTTGTTGGTTTTTGTAGTCgatgcagtatgagcatgtgttaatcatgtctttgatttgagcgttaatgccaggccagtatatacattccttcgctctctctatgcatttttcgatacccatgtgtccggtatgtatttcctgtagagcttctctacgtaatgacttaggtacaattattcttgaaccttttagaacgagaccattgacgattgatatttccTCACGAACGGAgacgaatggtttgatgtttattggtattttgtcttttgggggccattctgttcttgtatatgtgatgAGTGTCTGTAGTgacgggtcgtctgcagtggcttctttatactcgtttaatttagtgtcggttatggggtaattttttattactgcatgtatgtgcgatttcatatcttcgtctgatacttctggagtattttgctcaaggtatgcacgtgatggggtatctgcaacaattgattctttaccaggtatgtggtttaggtcaaaatcatatTTTTGTAATGTTAGTAGAGATCTTTGGATtctgggcgggggggggggcatttaatgatcgattttttgaatatttgcttcaacggtttatgttcattttcgattctgaaatgagttccgtatataaactgatgaaatttcttgcatgcgaaaactatactgagagcttcgctctctatcggacagtagttttgttctgcttgagttgttgcacgagatgcaaacgaaacagatatccatctttcgttgtgtttctgctcaagtatcgctccgagcccatgcttactagcatctgtagttatttttattggtagatctggattataaaattgtagcactggttttctggtaatcatttcttttatcttttttattgcttcgatttgtggtttgtcgaatgaccataacgtgtcactctgtagaagctggcgTAATGGTGCTGTAACTTCGGagtaatttgataaaaatttacataggtaatttgtcatacctaggaatctttgtaattcttttttacttgttggcagtggcatgtgaatgattgcttgcactttggttggatcttgttttatcccaTTCGCTGGTTAATAGATGCCCTAGGTACgtgatttgtgattcatagaagatacactttgatttatttaactttaatccgtgctttcggattcgatcgaaaacttgttgtagtctatttgtgtgttcttctaaagtgctggaccagattatgatgtcatcctgtgaatttcttgctccttctatgccctctattatttttgtaatttctttttggaaaacttcactggcgctgtgaattccaaagggtagtcgtgtgaagcgataccttccaaaaggtTTGTTGAACGTTAACagatgggagctttcttcgtcaactggaatttgccagtatccattagatgcatcgagtttcgaaaaatatttagggttatgcatttgtgcaaaaatgtcctccgctgtagggagtttgaaatgttgcctttttatggctttgtttagattcttggggtctaaacagagtcggagttttccgttggctttttcaacgatgactagggaatttacccagtctgtaggttcactaacaggttttatgatacctaattctgtcattctttttaattctttgttgagtttttcttttatagaaaaaggaaccgatcttggtggatgaattacaggagttatttgtggatccactgtgatatgatgtgttattgacaaagtgccaatttctccgaaacagtcttcatatttttctattatgtcgtttgtgttcgacgagtttatttttgaaattctctgaattaggttcagatctttagctgtctttgcatctataactgcgtgcgagtttgtttttgcaacaatgaattttatttgttttgttaattctttgtatttaatgactgctgtgcattttcctagcacttttatagctgtgttattgtaagctgataatcgagttgaggttttttgcagttgtggctttggaattatatttttatattctctgaatggcagtacaGTTACGTCTGCTCCAGTATcaattttgaatgttacattcgagttgttcacttttagttcgaccgtccaaatgtcttttggagtcttgaacttttcgattttgtgcacgcgggaattatttgcagtgatcatttcgagtgcatgtgtatcgtcatctgattcatcgtcggtatgtatctctactttatgtacaaattttcttgatttgcacatttttgcatagtgtccttgtttcttgcatttttcacatgtcttgtgaaatgctgggcatttatttcttttgtgattataaccacaatagtgacagttagtgacgtagtgttgacttggcgcttgaaacttcgcgggctttctgtcacttccgccttgttcgttttgatgtctggattgcatatggcgagttatttgagttttggcgccttttctgtcgtgttgactatataccctcgagatttcgttatctcttgtttcggatgtggcatttagcatccttgattggagtcgtgtttgctctgcactctgacctgcttgaattgttttttgtaagtctaaatttggttctctcaataatctttctcttaatctcaggtctctgattccacatatcagaatatctttggtgagactgtctgtgaggttgccgaattcgcactgttgtgccttttggccCAACTCTACcacgtactcatcgaatttttgatgttccgcttgtccacatgtgaagaatttgtgtctcagggaagttatgtttttcctgggttcacaatatgcatcgaatttttcgattactgtttGAAGGTTaatttcttcgtcgggtgaatcgaaatccagaGTGGAATGGATGTCTCGGCCTTtggaaccgatgcaagttaaaaacattgaagtttttactttgtctggcttcatgtcactttctgttgctatcaaaaagagattgaattcttttttccactttttccatgctgcggctagattttcctgattaaagtctaggtcttttggatgcggtaaattttccatttcgtctttgaagtatgatttcaacttcttttttcttttggtttctgtattttgggttcttttagtattctgacaccatgttgttgttatatatatataatgtattgagtattaaaggaagtagtgagtacttagtatgaaagattaagaaaatgagagagactgaaaaaacgtgttaacgatacgagatactttattagactgccgttgttgtacaaggtatttgttgtggcgggaaacttactgaatgtccttgtatcaagggagacaatgggcaacgttgattgttcatatttgttgtgatgattacataacaCCGACTACCTTCTGCATTAATCGATGAGAGATTTCAAAATGTTTCAAACAAACGCTTCACAATGCTTGATAACAAATCGCCCAAACACGAAACAAAATACTTTATGAACGTAATTCTCAAATCAATTTCACAAATGAATTTCGCAAACATGCAAATTACAAACTACAGAAAGTTTCAAGAGAACATTTCATTTTGAGtaatggagtttttttttttttttttttttttaaatcctataCGACAATCTACAAGTAAAATTTTATCTTAGAATAATAGGCAGTGCAAAACATAATAATAGCAGCCTTTTGCTCAGAGATAGAATATTCCCATCCCTCGGACATCAGTGAaatgcatattcttttctactctacgttcaaggcccgaaattttggggaagggggccagtcgatttgaccgagacagtacgcaactggtacttaatttatcgaccccgaaaggatgaaaggcaaagtcgacctcggcggaatttgaactcagaacgtaaagacagacgaaatacctatttctttactacccacaaggggctgaacacagagaggacaaacaaggacagacaaacggattaagtcgattatatcgaccccagtgcgcaactggtacttatttaatcgaccccgaaaggatgaaaggcaaagtcgacctcggcggaatttgaactcagaacgtaacggcagacgaaatacagctacgcattcgcccgcccggcgtgctaacgtttctgccggcagacgaaataccgctaagcatttcgcccggcgcgctaacgtttcttatttctatatttctcacaaggggctaaacatagagggaacaaacaaggacagacaaacggaataagtcgatgtCACCGagcccagtgcgtagctggtacttaatttatcgagtaaATTTAGATATACTGAAATGGAGCATGGTCTGCTAATAAAGGAAGAAGGAAGTGAGTGGGATGATACACATTAAGCGCAGTTCTCTAaactatattttttctctttatcttttacttttatattcatgttttatggttattttttttttgaaattgcttaaagtttcttttaaattctttttaaccccaggagataTATTAGATAAAGACCTTTACAATCTAAAATGTATACTCTCATGATTACCAcaaacatttttatagagaatcaaataaattgtatatgtaagtgtgtctgtgtgtatttccgCTATTGTGCTGATAATGtgctatttatttttctgtctataCATTGCAAAAGGATttacttttgtctcttcattctATCAACAGATCATTCCAGGATCGGCGACAATTCCAACAGAGTTTTCTAACACATATCAACTGAAGCTCAGGGAAACAATTAATAGCAAATTGTTTCAAACAAATCCCATCAAggagaaacaacaaacaaaagcacCACATTTACTATCAAAAGGTCttaaattttcaagaaatttagCCAAAAAAAGACCAGGGCTATTTTCATTGATCGCAACGAGAGAGCAAAACTTTAAACGGAAACAATTACTAAATGGTCAGTGTCAGCGACATGGTGTCAGACGCCCTCCGTTTCATTATCTGATGCTTGTGAACCACCAACATAAAATGGTATTCTGCTACATCCCTAAAGTTGGCTGCACATTCTTTAAACGCCTTATGTTGATTCTCAAAGGGAAATATCAGAATGGTTCTAGTCCGTATGATATAGCACCAACCAAAATACACACGTTGCGAATGAATACCTTTTCGACTCGTCCCAGAAAAAATGCCGCAGTCTTGAAGGCTTACAAGAAAGTAGTTTTTGTTCGGGATCCTTATTCACGCCTTTTTTCAGGTTATCTCGACAAAATTTTCTTGccacaacaaaattttaaaacccTGTGTACTTATATTATTAAAACTTTCAGGAAAAGTGTGGTTAAAAATTCAAGTATTATATGTCCTGTTGATGTaacttttgaagaatttttgcGTTATGCCATCCATTCAAAtctgaagaaagtaaaaaaaatgatcATTTTGATATGATGCATGATCTGTGTGGTACCTGTAATATCAAGTATGATATCATAGGGAAACTCGATACTTTTGTCCCTGATTTGAATTTAATGTTTGAAGAAATTGGTGAAGGTCATAGAATGTCAGCCAAAAATATGTTAACTGAGAGAGTTGGAGATGATCTTACAGTTGTCGTTGACCACGCCTTTCATAACAAGAATAATACATGTGTGGATTTCTCGCAAGTAAGTGACAAGCCTTGTATGTCTTTATTTGAAAATAGTGACCTACTTAATAATCCGCCACAAATTAAGTAATGAATtggtttgctttcttttttaattagcGAGAGTATCATAGGCTAAAGGTAAGCTCACAAAAAGCTGCATCTGTAAGCTGTTTTCATCTTTGTTTACTGTCacacaaaatcattaaaagcatGAAAGACAAGCAGTTTCATTTCGTACTGTGCTCTAAAATCGACACtttttgttatttaataaatTCCCATTTTACATAGAGAGATGGCCATTATCTCGAGTTGATCACCCTGTAACAATAGTTAAGCTACCGGGAAAACTAGGATGCAACCCAATTTCAACTTAGACCACTCTGCTACAAATGATTGTATGAAAATAGGAGTTCTAATGTGTGCTCCTTTTTCTTGTTAGATATAAGCCATTGTGCTTAGTAAAAATGTTTAATCGATATTGTTGTGAATGTTCGTAGTCTTCAATATACGCActattagggtggtgagctggtagaacctTTAGTACGTCGGGAAAATTGCtatgcggcattttgtccgtctatgTTCAAACTCCgtcaaggttgattttgcttttcatgtttacgaggtcgataaaataagcaccagttaagtgtagggggtctatgtaatcgacttagccccttccccgaaattcctagccttttgccaaaatttgaaaccaatataatattcTCTATTTATTATACTCATGTTTCTTAAATTTTCAGATTTTGCGCCGCACATGGCGAAGAGCTCAGATTCGAGGATTCGTCAGTATGGATTTAGATTTCCCTTTTACCAATAACCAGACATTATTTGTAACTAAACAAGAATTTTTAGATACTATTAAAGATGCCAGTCTGGTTTCAAAAAATGATAAAAGTTTAAAAGTCATCAAAAATGAAGCAATGTCTTACGCTTATAGTACAGTACCAATGGATGTTTTAGATCAGTTAGAGGTTCTTCTAAAAGATGACTGTTTACAATTTGGATACGACACAAGGCCAAAACATGTATTCGAAGCCAATCAACGAACAtggaattttaattattttaatgtttgagatatatacatttaaaatgaagcacaatttattaataattttgagGGTATTTATGGTTTTGCTTTTGTgtatatgctgttgttgttgtttagtactACATCACCTTCATGGAACCCATATCAAAGATATCACCCCAGAGACGATTACATCATTAGTTTTCTAAACCAGGCCCTACAGTGTCTATCTACTGTTTCATGTTTTAGACGGTTGGATATGATGTGAGAGAGATATAGCTCTTACTTCTGGCGGGCGACCGCATACGtgttttaaagtattttatttatactatGTAAGGGTACACGCCATATGCGAACTTGTGATAAACATTTCTCAGCGACATACATCATTGTTTACCGCAgcttctgtctgtttgtgtattcTACCTCTGCAGCATCATGGATACAACTTAGTGAGTTGAAAGATGatgttccgatatatatatatatatatatatatattatatatatatatatatatatgatctgtgAAAGTTTCTCTTACGTATATTTCTACATGACATACAATCATATAATGCTTAGTATGCATATTGAagtaaaatgtacatatataatatggaatGTTGAAATAAATAATACTAGACTGAGAAGACTATGAAACGGCTGTAATCATGGAGACATCATATAGATTTAATAAATCTGTATTCACTTC
Proteins encoded:
- the LOC115228097 gene encoding LOW QUALITY PROTEIN: carbohydrate sulfotransferase 12-like (The sequence of the model RefSeq protein was modified relative to this genomic sequence to represent the inferred CDS: deleted 2 bases in 1 codon), translated to MCYLFFCLYIAKGFTFVSSFYQQIIPGSATIPTEFSNTYQLKLRETINSKLFQTNPIKEKQQTKAPHLLSKGLKFSRNLAKKRPGLFSLIATREQNFKRKQLLNGQCQRHGVRRPPFHYLMLVNHQHKMVFCYIPKVGCTFFKRLMLILKGKYQNGSSPYDIAPTKIHTLRMNTFSTRPRKNAAVLKAYKKVVFVRDPYSRLFSGYLDKIFLPQQNFKTLCTYIIKTFRKSVVKNSSIICPVDVTFEEFLRYAIFKSEESKKNDHFDMMHDLCGTCNIKYDIIGKLDTFVPDLNLMFEEIGEGHRMSAKNMLTERVGDDLTVVVDHAFHNKNNTCVDFSQILRRTWRRAQIRGFVSMDLDFPFTNNQTLFVTKQEFLDTIKDASLVSKNDKSLKVIKNEAMSYAYSTVPMDVLDQLEVLLKDDCLQFGYDTRPKHVFEANQRTWNFNYFNV